The following are encoded in a window of Bradyrhizobium sp. WBOS07 genomic DNA:
- the rpsL gene encoding 30S ribosomal protein S12, with protein MPTINQLIAQPREVQKSRKKVPALQQSPQKRGVCTRVYTTTPKKPNSALRKVAKVRLTNGFEVIGYIPGEGHNLQEHSVVMIRGGRVKDLPGVRYHILRGVLDTQGVKNRKQRRSKYGAKRPK; from the coding sequence ATGCCGACGATCAACCAGCTGATCGCTCAACCGCGTGAAGTGCAGAAGTCGCGCAAGAAGGTGCCGGCGCTGCAGCAGTCGCCGCAGAAGCGTGGTGTTTGCACCCGCGTCTACACCACGACCCCGAAGAAGCCGAACTCGGCGCTTCGTAAGGTCGCCAAGGTGCGCCTGACCAACGGCTTCGAGGTGATCGGCTACATCCCCGGCGAGGGCCATAACCTCCAGGAGCACTCGGTGGTCATGATCCGCGGCGGCCGCGTCAAGGACTTGCCTGGCGTGCGTTACCACATCCTCCGCGGCGTTCTGGATACCCAGGGCGTCAAGAACCGTAAGCAGCGTCGTTCGAAGTACGGCGCGAAGCGTCCGAAGTAA
- a CDS encoding ABC transporter ATP-binding protein codes for MASKPLSPDDKPLSPDKQKLAADKAAGLDDKLAASAKPDLDDEEDDEDEADDGPELDDDDEDEDLVVFTAREAAGALATILGFVKPYLTNYKRMLSFVAFGVFVETLFNVIMPLSLKFLIDEALGEEDFQALYKILGVLAVAGIFTSIVAVWYERWDARLAACVISDVRKRLFEHVQDLPAAYFGRTKRGEILSRFSVDLSAFEGSVKTFANSAALPFLELVAGIVLMVFLNWQLAVVALLVFPITLIGPRILTPKAVQANYEQKLNESALLGMVQENVAAQAVIKAFSLQRKMFGFFAFRNDETRNKIASAAFLSTMVERTVTISVLLLHLVVLAIGAYLATKGQITIGTFVTFESAFWEVSYNIAHLMHFIPVSISSAAAIRHIQELLDEPTRAADRPGAPDLPRITNDITFDRVTFRYEGSQTPVLDNLSLKLDAGKRIAIVGPSGSGKSTLLNLILRLYVPDEGRLTIDGVDVRKVTLDSLRRSMAVVFQENMLFNMSIRENIRLGKEGATDEEVEEAAKKAEIHRYIMSLPQRYDTPVGERGDTLSGGQRQRIAIARAIIRNPSVLLLDEATSALDQTTEAAINRTLLKVAKGRTMIWSTHRLTSVVEMDEIIVISGGRAIERGSHAQLLAKNGTYRKLWNDQIHQPHGAAAPVDDGRDDDDDEDDEE; via the coding sequence ATGGCATCCAAGCCTCTCTCGCCCGACGACAAGCCTCTCTCGCCCGACAAACAGAAGCTCGCCGCGGACAAGGCGGCCGGGCTCGACGACAAGCTCGCCGCTTCTGCCAAGCCGGATCTCGACGACGAGGAGGACGACGAGGACGAGGCGGATGACGGCCCGGAACTCGACGACGACGATGAGGACGAGGACCTCGTCGTCTTTACCGCCCGCGAGGCCGCCGGCGCGCTCGCGACCATCCTCGGCTTCGTCAAGCCCTATCTGACGAACTACAAGCGGATGCTGTCGTTCGTCGCGTTCGGCGTCTTCGTCGAGACGCTGTTCAACGTCATCATGCCGCTCAGCCTCAAGTTTCTGATCGACGAGGCGCTCGGCGAGGAAGACTTCCAGGCGCTGTACAAGATCCTCGGCGTGCTCGCCGTCGCCGGCATCTTCACCTCGATTGTCGCGGTCTGGTACGAGCGCTGGGATGCGCGGCTGGCCGCCTGCGTCATCTCGGACGTCCGCAAACGCCTGTTCGAGCACGTCCAGGACCTGCCGGCGGCCTATTTCGGCCGCACCAAGCGCGGCGAAATCCTGTCGCGCTTCTCGGTCGACCTCTCCGCGTTCGAAGGCTCGGTGAAGACCTTCGCCAACAGCGCCGCGCTGCCGTTTCTGGAACTGGTCGCCGGCATCGTCCTGATGGTGTTCCTGAACTGGCAGCTCGCGGTGGTCGCGCTGCTGGTGTTTCCGATCACGCTGATCGGCCCGCGGATCCTGACGCCCAAGGCCGTGCAGGCCAACTACGAGCAGAAGCTCAACGAGAGCGCGCTGCTCGGCATGGTGCAGGAGAACGTGGCGGCGCAGGCCGTGATCAAGGCGTTCAGCCTGCAGCGCAAGATGTTCGGCTTCTTCGCCTTCCGCAACGACGAGACGCGCAACAAGATCGCCTCGGCCGCGTTCCTGTCGACCATGGTGGAGCGGACGGTCACCATCTCGGTGCTATTGCTGCACCTCGTGGTGCTCGCGATCGGCGCGTATCTGGCGACCAAGGGCCAGATCACCATCGGCACCTTCGTCACCTTCGAGAGTGCGTTCTGGGAGGTCTCCTACAACATCGCCCATCTGATGCATTTCATCCCGGTGTCGATCTCCTCGGCCGCCGCGATCCGCCATATCCAGGAGCTGCTGGACGAGCCGACCCGCGCCGCCGATCGGCCCGGTGCGCCCGATTTGCCGCGCATCACCAACGACATCACCTTCGACCGCGTCACCTTCCGCTACGAGGGCAGCCAGACGCCGGTGCTGGACAATCTCAGTCTCAAGCTCGACGCCGGCAAGCGCATCGCGATCGTCGGCCCGAGCGGCTCCGGCAAGAGCACGTTGCTCAACCTCATCTTGCGGCTCTACGTGCCCGACGAGGGACGGCTCACCATCGACGGTGTCGACGTCCGCAAGGTGACGCTGGATTCGCTGCGCCGGAGCATGGCGGTGGTGTTCCAGGAGAACATGCTGTTCAACATGTCGATCCGGGAGAACATCCGGCTCGGCAAGGAGGGCGCGACCGACGAGGAGGTGGAGGAAGCCGCCAAGAAGGCCGAGATCCACCGCTACATCATGAGCCTGCCGCAGCGATATGACACGCCGGTCGGCGAGCGCGGCGACACCCTGTCGGGCGGCCAGCGCCAGCGCATCGCGATCGCGCGCGCCATCATCCGCAATCCGTCGGTGCTGCTGCTGGACGAAGCCACCTCGGCGCTGGACCAGACCACGGAAGCTGCGATCAACCGCACGCTGCTCAAGGTCGCCAAGGGCCGCACCATGATCTGGTCGACCCACCGTCTGACGTCGGTGGTCGAGATGGACGAGATCATCGTGATTTCCGGGGGCAGGGCGATCGAACGCGGCTCTCATGCCCAGCTGCTCGCCAAGAACGGGACCTATCGCAAGCTGTGGAACGACCAGATCCACCAGCCGCACGGCGCGGCCGCGCCCGTCGACGATGGCAGAGATGACGACGACGACGAGGACGACGAGGAGTGA